A window of Heterodontus francisci isolate sHetFra1 chromosome 18, sHetFra1.hap1, whole genome shotgun sequence genomic DNA:
agagtagccaaagtaaacgttggtcccttagaggcagaaatgggagaaattatcatgtggaatgaggaaatggcagagatggtgAACAAatatttcacagtagaagacacaaattatataCCAGAAATGGAGGGCAGCCAAGGGGCTAATAATGAGTGAAGAaattaattaatatcagcagagaaaaaagtaTAAGCTGAcaaatcccaggacctgatggcctacatcctagggttctaaaacagGTAACTGCAGAAATAGTGGGTGctctggttttgattttccaaagtgCCTTAgattcccagtggattggaagttagcccatataactccgctattcaataaagggagagagaaaacagggaactatagaccagttaacttGACAGCAGTAATCGGGAAACATGCTATTACTAAGGAAGTGTTAACACTGCATTTAGGAAATCGTAGTATGATcagacacagtcaacatggttttacaaaagggaaatcctgtttgacaaatgtattaatttttgaggatgtagctagtagggtagataaaggggaatcagtagatgtaatatacctggatttccaaaaggcattcgataagggcaacaaggtggcagatgaagtataatgtgaggaggtgtgaggttattcactttggtagtaagaatagaaaagcagattttttttttaaaaggcatgaaacttctaaatgttcagagagattgggtgtacttgtacaaagaacacaaagttagcatgcaggtgcagcaagtaattaggaaggcaaatggcatgttgtcctttattataagggattggagtacaagaataaagaagtcttactacaattataaagggctttggtgagatcacacctgtgtgcagttttgttctccatatctaaggaaggatatacttgccttgagtGGAGTTCAaaggaatgagagctgatctccttgaaacagacaaaattctgaaagggcttgacagggtagatgctgagagattgtttcttggGAAgcgagaacaagggggcacagccacaggataaggggttgatcatttaggactaagatgagaaatttcttcactcggggttgtgaatcttttttttgtatctctcagggaatcaagggatatggggagtgggcaggaaagtggagttgaggtaaaagatcagccatgatcgtattgaatagcggagcaggctcgaggggctgaacagtCGACACCTgcttccatttcttatgttcttaacatgTTTAACTTTAATTGTAACAAAGCACACCGGTTGTAGATGGGGTCACAAGACTCTTTGACTGGGCTGGGTGGttggaggtcatgtgataaaaTCTCCAGGAATACCTACAACCAGAGTTGGTAATTGCAATAAGGCATTCTTGTACTCAATTGTGGGCAAGTTTGTACAGCTTATGTACACCCATGGAAAGCTGGGTTGAGATAGGTCAATCTCATTTAATCGAGGAATTTTACAGCTGACACTTCTGTAGGTTAAATTCAAACATAATTCCCTAAGGGAATAAAAAACATTGGAGACAGAAGAAAAGGCTGTTTGGATGGAGTGATTCGAGGTGGGAGGTCATGTAATAGAACCTCCAGGAATAGATCTACTTCTAGTTAGAGGGTAAGTTTTTCTGGCAGGTATTTGTAAATTCTTGGCTACTCTGCAAAGTTGAATAAAATCAACACAAAATAACGATAGTTTTTTTCTAATTTTTTTGCCAAAAGCTTGGTAGAAAATTGCACATGTAATGGTCTGACTTTGGCGATCTGACAAACTTTTACATATAATTTGAGGGTTTGCACCTAGTTACACTCTAAGTTGCTCATGCGCTAGAGCATTAGTTTCTTCAACAGTGTACTCAGTCTTTTTCTTAAGTCTCTTGTAGCACAGCAGACAAAACAGGATGCTAGGCAAGATGCATCTGGTTGAAGGTGTGACTGCTGTTTAGGATCATGAAAGGGGAGAGGGTCACAGTTTTATGGTGTGGGTGATGGGTGGTATCTGGAGTTTAGCAATAAGGGGAAGGCAGCACTGGAGCAAAGAGTCCTGGGGTCTCTAATGGGGTGGGTTCTGTTTTCTATCAGAATCAGGGAGGTAACTAACACCATGAGAGACAGACACAGAATCGTTTCCCTGAAATAGCTTTTAAAAAGAAAATGGGTAGATATTTGAAAGGGAAACATTTAAAAGGTTCTGAGAAAAAGCAGCAAAATGAGACAATTTGGGATAATAGTTCTTTCGGTGAGCTGGGGTAGGGATATTGAACCAAATGGCTGTTTATGCTGTAAAACATTGATTATAGGATTGATCAAAGAAATGTTATGCCTGcagattatatatatataaaaaaagttaAGTATTGCAGGCTTATGGCAAAGATAATGGTACACATAATGAAAGGAAATGCATTCTAATGAATAGAGAGGTAGTTGGAGGGCAGAAAACAAAGGAACATTTTGAGCATTGATGGGTGAACCATGAAGGAGTGAGGAAAAGCTCTTGGACTGGCAGAACATAGACTACTGTTCATAAGTACCTTTGTTATGTATTGTATACATAGAAATAATATCTTTTTAAAAGTCTTTATGATAGCAGGAAAGGCGCTTCAGGTTTCAAGTAGATAGGCATGTAGAAATACTGATAAGGCAGGGAGGAATATGGTTTTAATAATGTTGCAGGGGTGAACCAGTGGCATCAGAATATttgtgggaggagggaggggctcTTGGGTATCCAGGAAGGGAGTTTTGATTACTCAGAGTGGTGTGTTGGGCTTGTGGAAGTGTTGGGAGGATGTTTTGGATGTGGAACATGGGAAGGGGGGGAACTTGCTGGGTAGATGTAGACAGGAAGATGATGCATTTTTTTTGTACTGAGAACAGCTCTTGGCTATCGCTGTCATGCCCTGGGAGCTGGTGATGAGTGCTTAAGATACTTTTTATTTTGTTATGCGATACCTTCACTTCCACTCATATTTCTGCATTTTATTATAATGTAAGACTGCTTGTATTGCAATGCAGATTGTTGCACCAGTATCATGACTAGCAATGAACAGAGGTTTCATGTGACTGTACTGAAAACTTACATTGTAATTTTGTTTTGTCAGATAATGGCACGTACAAGTAGTTTTGGCAAGCGATACCTCAAGGCATTTGTTAGTGGTTTCTTTGTCGCTGTTCCGGTTACTGTTACATTTCTGGATCGTGTGGCATACATTGCAAGAGTGGAGGGTGCTTCAATGCAGGTACAGTACACAAGTTTTGTTATGCAACAAGAACAGGCaggtctcccaatttctccatctctgacgcatctgttctgatgatgcagccttccacagcagcgcttctgatatgtcttcctttttcctcaaccaaagatTCCCCCAACCaaaggttgacagggccctcaaccttgtccgatccatttcccgcacttctgtcctcaccccttccccttcccctccctcccagaactgcaacagggttccccttgtcctcactttccacccctccagcccacatatccaaaggattatcctccgccgttgccgccacctccagcgtgatgccaccaccaaatgcatcttcccctcccctcccctcccctttcagcattctgaagggatcgttctctctgtgacaccctggtccgctcctccgttatccctgacacctcatcctcttcccattgcaccttcccatgcaatcgcaggaggtgtaatacctgcccttttacctcctctctcctcaccatccaaggcaccaaacactccttccaggtgaagcagtacttctttcaatttagtatactgtattcgctgctcacaatgcggtcgcctctacattggggagagcaaacacagattgggtgaccgctttgcggaacacctccgctcagtccaaaaaaatgaccccgagcttctggttgcttgccatttcaacacaccctcctgctctcatggCCACGTTTCTGTCTTGAGCCTGctgcagtgttacagtgaacatcaacacaagctggaggaacagcacctcattttccaattaggcactctacagccttctggactgaacattgagttcaataatttcagagcatgactggccccttttttattttattttgtttcatcatttttatcatgtgcctgtctactaggtttttcatgtttgtgcttttggctagggttgTTCAATgtcctgtcattaacactctctctgcactaatgctttgtctttcaccacaccattagcacactctctttgactttgccccatgacctccttgtcatttaatctgtccggcCCGGCCCTCTCCTATcacacaccttgccttttgttctcttccccaccaccccccactccccctacccctactttatttgcttaaaacctattacatttctaacctttgctagttctgctgaaaggtcaccaacctgaaactttaactctgcgtctctctccacagatgctgtcagacctgctgagtatttccagcactttctgtttttatttcagatttccagcatccgcagtactttgcttttattttactggttGGAGTAAATTTGGTCCCTCAACCTGGTTCTAAGCAGATGGACCTGATTTACCAAATACCTAATATTGAAGTGTGTTGTGGGTgtacaggacctcaaagatagtacttTCTGGATACTCCCAGCACCACATGATAGTGATTATAGAAACAAGAAGATAATGCAGCTGATTGTGGAGTCGTGGTGCAAGAGGGTGGGGCAATCCTGGGGCTGGAGGAACAGTTTGCATctgaacagaactgggaccaatgtcctcataagGAGGTTAAATCGTGCTgtgggggagagtttaaactaatttggtggAGGGCAGGGCTCTCGGAAGTAGCAGCAGAGAGGAGAGATAAGGTAATTAGAAAACCAGGAGGAACAAACAGCAACAGAACAAATAATAGTGTAGAAGAGCAGAAATTAGCTGGAGGAAGAAAGCAAAACTAGCAACGTGTTGGAATTCACGTGTGTAAATACAAGGAGTGTTGCATCTGTAACATGTCAACTTATTGTAAGTGCCAAAccagtggatgcattgtacttagatttccagaaggcatttgataaggtgccacatcaaaggttattgcagaaaataaaagctcatggtgtagggggtaacatattggcatggatagaagattagctagctaacaggaaacagagagtagtcataaatgggtcattttctggttgacaagatgtaacgagtggtatgctacagggatctgtgatgggcctcaactttttagaatttatataaatgacttagatgaagggaccaaaggtatggttgctaaatttgttgatgacacaaagaaggtaggaaagtaagttgtgaagaggacatgaggctacaaagggatatagataggttaagtgagtgtttaaagacctggcaaatggagtataatgtgggaaagtgtgaaattttcTACTTTGGCAaaaagaattaaaaagaagcatattatctaaatgatgagagattgcagagctctgagatgcagagggatctgggtgtcctagtgcatgaatcgcaaaaggttagtatgcaggtacagcatgtaattaggaaagctaatagaacgttattgttaatcgcgaggggaattgaatacaaaagtagggaggttatgcttcagttatacagggcattggtgagaccacatctggaatactgtgtacagt
This region includes:
- the immp2l gene encoding mitochondrial inner membrane protease subunit 2 isoform X7: MARTSSFGKRYLKAFVSGFFVAVPVTVTFLDRVAYIARVEGASMQPSLNPPGRTTCDIVLLNRWSVRNYEVQRGDIVSLVWRPA
- the immp2l gene encoding mitochondrial inner membrane protease subunit 2 isoform X8, with the protein product MARTSSFGKRYLKAFVSGFFVAVPVTVTFLDRVAYIARVEGASMQPSLNPPGRTTCDIVLLNRWSVRNYEVQRGDIVSLVGRS